A genomic window from Streptomyces sp. NBC_01429 includes:
- a CDS encoding LacI family DNA-binding transcriptional regulator, whose amino-acid sequence MVTLADVAQHAGVSASTVSYVLSGKRSISATTRERVERSIEQLGYHPNAGARALASSRSNIIALMVPLRTDMYVPVMMEIAIAVATTARTFGYDVLLLTGEEGPTAVRRIEGSALADAMILMDVELHDDRLPLLREAQRPAVLIGLPADTTGLSCVDLDFAAAGALCAEHLAGLGHREIAVIGEAPGVYERLTGFAERTLSGLRERSGELGLRLLHRPCEGSYAAVSATVGRIFDERPGTTAFVVQNEAATDPLLALLRQHRRAVPEDVSVVAICPDQVAVHASVPLTSVAVPAQEMGRHAVEQVVAKLAGRGADEVVLIKPELTVRESAGPRAVPGNPL is encoded by the coding sequence CCTCGCCGATGTAGCTCAGCATGCCGGAGTCTCCGCCAGCACGGTGAGTTATGTCCTCAGCGGCAAGCGGTCCATCTCCGCCACCACACGGGAGCGGGTCGAGCGCAGTATCGAACAGCTCGGCTACCACCCCAACGCCGGGGCCCGCGCCCTGGCCAGCAGCCGGTCCAACATCATCGCGCTCATGGTGCCCCTGCGGACCGACATGTACGTACCGGTGATGATGGAGATCGCCATCGCGGTCGCCACCACCGCCCGCACCTTCGGATACGACGTCCTGCTGCTGACCGGCGAGGAAGGCCCCACCGCCGTCCGCCGCATCGAGGGCAGCGCGCTGGCCGACGCGATGATCCTCATGGACGTGGAGCTGCACGACGACCGGCTGCCCCTGCTGCGCGAGGCTCAGCGGCCCGCCGTCCTCATCGGACTGCCCGCCGACACCACCGGGCTGAGCTGCGTGGACCTCGACTTCGCCGCCGCCGGCGCGCTGTGCGCGGAGCATCTGGCCGGGCTCGGCCACCGCGAGATCGCGGTCATCGGCGAGGCGCCCGGCGTCTACGAACGGCTCACCGGCTTCGCCGAACGCACCCTGAGCGGACTGCGCGAACGCAGCGGCGAACTCGGACTCAGACTGCTGCACCGCCCCTGCGAGGGCAGCTACGCGGCCGTCTCCGCCACCGTCGGCCGGATCTTCGACGAACGCCCCGGCACCACCGCCTTCGTCGTACAGAACGAGGCCGCCACCGACCCGCTGCTCGCCCTGTTGCGCCAGCACCGCAGGGCCGTGCCCGAGGACGTCTCGGTGGTCGCCATCTGTCCCGACCAGGTGGCCGTCCACGCCTCGGTCCCCCTCACCTCCGTCGCCGTTCCCGCCCAGGAGATGGGGCGGCACGCCGTCGAACAGGTGGTCGCCAAGCTCGCGGGACGCGGCGCGGACGAGGTCGTGCTGATCAAGCCCGAGCTGACCGTACGGGAGAGCGCGGGCCCCCGGGCCGTGCCCGGGAACCCGCTGTAG